One segment of Acidobacteriota bacterium DNA contains the following:
- a CDS encoding MCE family protein has protein sequence MPRTRSLAWSQLKIGILAVAAFVLATMLIFAVGGDAGLFSGRYHLKTRFPNAAGLQSGSLVRLAGVNVGAVDEVYLDGAVVEVVLRIRPDVKNKITEHSLAQVGSVSLLGEGAVDITPSLQGTPLEDWAYIRSAKTPGQIADVAENATETLAQAAALIEDVRAGKGAVGKMFTRDELYDQLSTVVRSANDVLLSIRQAKGPAGTLLNDAASARNLERALANLDQVTSEIAAGKGSLGTLLKDDALAKSLSSTTENLRAVSAGLRNGEGTAGKLLTDNALYNRLDSVVQRLDTLMTSLNSGEGTAGRLLQDKQLYDNMNAAATELRSLLAEIKKDPKKYLNVKVSIF, from the coding sequence ATGCCACGTACACGCTCTCTTGCCTGGTCCCAGCTCAAGATCGGCATCCTCGCCGTCGCCGCGTTCGTGCTCGCGACGATGCTGATTTTCGCCGTCGGCGGTGATGCAGGCCTGTTCTCGGGCCGGTATCACCTCAAGACGCGCTTCCCCAACGCCGCGGGCCTCCAGTCGGGGTCGCTCGTCAGGCTCGCCGGCGTCAACGTCGGTGCCGTCGATGAGGTCTACCTCGATGGCGCCGTCGTCGAGGTGGTGCTGCGGATCCGTCCCGATGTGAAGAACAAGATCACCGAGCACTCGCTCGCGCAGGTGGGATCGGTGAGCCTGCTCGGCGAGGGGGCTGTCGACATCACGCCGTCGCTGCAGGGGACGCCGCTCGAGGACTGGGCCTACATCCGCTCGGCGAAGACGCCGGGGCAGATCGCCGACGTGGCGGAGAACGCCACCGAGACGCTCGCGCAGGCGGCCGCGCTCATCGAGGACGTCAGGGCGGGGAAGGGCGCCGTCGGGAAGATGTTCACGCGCGACGAACTCTACGACCAGTTGAGCACCGTGGTGCGGTCGGCCAACGACGTCCTCCTGTCGATCCGTCAGGCGAAGGGGCCCGCGGGCACGCTGCTCAACGACGCCGCGTCGGCGCGCAACCTCGAGCGTGCACTCGCCAATCTCGACCAGGTGACCAGCGAGATCGCGGCCGGCAAGGGCTCCCTGGGAACGCTGCTGAAAGACGATGCGCTCGCGAAGTCGCTCTCGAGCACCACGGAGAACCTGCGGGCCGTCAGCGCAGGTCTGCGCAACGGCGAGGGCACCGCGGGGAAGCTCCTGACCGACAACGCGCTCTATAATCGACTGGACTCCGTCGTGCAGCGCCTGGACACGCTGATGACCTCGCTCAACAGTGGTGAAGGCACGGCGGGTCGGCTGCTGCAGGACAAGCAACTCTACGACAACATGAACGCCGCCGCGACGGAACTGCGCAGCCTCCTGGCGGAGATCAAGAAAGATCCGAAGAAGTACCTCAACGTCAAGGTGAGTATCTTCTGA
- a CDS encoding ATP-binding cassette domain-containing protein, with the protein MGTPTPLETRLSRVKTPGEPIIVFEHVFLAFGDNVILKDVSFQLRAGYTKVFLGASGAGKSTILKLILGLLKPQAGKIWVNGVRIDELKETDMMKVRDDVGMVFQEGALFDSLTVRENVGYKLYEETDTPLEDVHKRVEDVLGWVELEEHIDKMPSQLSGGQRRRVAIARAMTFQPRILLYDEPTTGLDPITSITIDDEIVKLRDIEGVSSIMVTHQLRDAFWVTEKMAVRRDDGRVDIVPATPEKLEQAEFVMLRDGLVHFEGTARELRASTDPYLRLFLS; encoded by the coding sequence ATGGGGACGCCCACGCCACTCGAGACGCGGCTGTCGCGCGTGAAGACGCCCGGCGAGCCGATCATCGTCTTCGAGCACGTCTTCCTCGCGTTCGGCGACAACGTCATCCTCAAGGACGTCAGCTTCCAACTGCGCGCGGGCTACACCAAGGTGTTCCTCGGAGCGAGCGGCGCCGGCAAGAGCACGATCCTCAAGCTGATCCTCGGGCTCCTGAAGCCCCAGGCCGGCAAGATCTGGGTCAATGGCGTGCGCATCGACGAGCTCAAGGAAACCGACATGATGAAGGTGCGCGACGATGTGGGGATGGTGTTCCAGGAAGGCGCGCTCTTCGACTCCCTGACGGTGCGCGAGAATGTCGGCTACAAGCTGTACGAGGAGACCGACACGCCGCTCGAAGACGTCCACAAGCGCGTGGAGGACGTGCTCGGCTGGGTGGAACTCGAGGAGCACATCGACAAGATGCCGTCGCAGCTCTCGGGCGGCCAGCGCCGGCGCGTCGCCATCGCGCGTGCGATGACGTTCCAGCCGCGCATCCTGCTCTACGACGAACCGACGACCGGCCTCGACCCGATCACGTCGATCACGATCGACGACGAAATCGTGAAGCTGCGCGACATCGAGGGCGTGAGTTCCATCATGGTGACGCACCAGTTGCGCGACGCGTTCTGGGTGACCGAGAAGATGGCCGTGCGCCGCGACGACGGCAGGGTCGACATCGTCCCTGCCACGCCCGAGAAACTGGAGCAGGCCGAGTTCGTGATGCTCCGTGATGGGCTGGTGCACTTCGAGGGCACGGCGCGCGAGTTGCGCGCGTCGACCGACCCGTACCTCCGTTTGTTCCTGAGTTGA
- a CDS encoding ABC transporter permease: MCAALGRALTSRPIYIRDIVEQLDAIGVGSLTVVLLTGGFTGAVLALQSGMTLDQFGARSVVGRLVSASMIKELGPVLTALMVTGRVGSGIAAELGSMAVTDQLNALRALGTDPLRKLALPRVIAGVIMVPILTIISDFVGIVGAWVTTVTQLHVASSVYWNSVVMGLYIQDIWMGLIKPVFLGFALVSIACFVGMRTTGGTQGVGRSTTQAVVAGSVAVLVIDFIITKLLISLLY, translated from the coding sequence ATGTGCGCGGCGCTCGGCCGCGCGCTCACGAGCCGGCCCATCTACATCCGCGACATCGTCGAGCAACTCGACGCCATCGGCGTGGGGTCGTTGACGGTGGTCCTGTTGACGGGCGGGTTCACGGGCGCCGTGCTGGCGCTGCAGTCGGGGATGACGCTCGATCAGTTCGGCGCGCGGTCCGTCGTCGGGCGGCTGGTGAGCGCGTCGATGATCAAGGAACTCGGTCCGGTGCTGACGGCGCTGATGGTCACCGGTCGCGTGGGCTCCGGCATCGCCGCCGAACTCGGGTCGATGGCCGTGACCGACCAGCTCAACGCGCTGCGCGCGCTCGGGACCGACCCGCTGCGGAAGCTGGCGCTGCCGCGCGTGATCGCCGGCGTCATCATGGTGCCGATTCTCACCATCATCTCGGACTTCGTCGGCATCGTCGGCGCGTGGGTCACCACCGTCACGCAGCTGCACGTGGCGTCGAGCGTCTACTGGAACTCGGTGGTCATGGGCCTGTACATCCAGGACATCTGGATGGGGCTCATCAAGCCGGTGTTCCTCGGGTTCGCGCTCGTGAGCATCGCGTGTTTCGTGGGCATGCGCACGACGGGCGGCACGCAGGGGGTCGGCCGCAGCACCACGCAGGCCGTCGTCGCGGGATCGGTCGCGGTGCTCGTGATCGATTTCATCATCACCAAGCTGTTGATCAGCCTCCTGTACTGA
- the uvrB gene encoding excinuclease ABC subunit UvrB, translating into MPSTSDRFELVSSFELRGDQPRAIDELVSGLERGDRFQTLLGVTGSGKTFTMAQTIARVNRPALVMVHNKTLAAQLYQEFRRFFPHNAVEYFVSYYDYYQPEAYMPATDSYIEKEAIINEEIDRMRLSATRSLFERRDVIIVSSVSCIYGLGSPEAYYGLKLPLERGQAIAREAILRTLVEIQYERNDADFARGTFRVRGDVIEVYPSYDEHAIRIELFGDEIDEIATIDPLTGGTVRRHDRVSIYPKSHFVTSRDRTKLAIETIKAELVERRTQLEQEGRLLEAQRLHQRTMFDLAMMQEIGYCHGIENYARHLTGRAPGAPPPTLLDYLPEDALTIVDESHQTIPQVRGMYAGDRARKDVLVEYGFRLPSALDNRPLNFDEWKARVGQQIFVSATPGPYELTSSAGVVVEQIVRPTGLLDPPIDIRPVRGQVDDLLGEIRLRVERGERVLVTTLTKRMAEDLTQYYHELGVRVRYLHSDIDTLERIEILRDLRRGAFDVLIGINLLREGLDLPEVSLVAVLDADKEGFLRSAGSLIQTVGRAARHVDGRAIFYADATTDSMRRCLDETNRRREVQVAYNETHGITPTSVRRAIDEGMGAVEEQDYLTVPVERGTLAFRNEGERVAHIARLEGEMRAAAANLEFEKAATLRDQIRTLRRPGLALAGVEAPGA; encoded by the coding sequence ATGCCATCCACATCCGATCGCTTTGAACTGGTCTCGTCCTTCGAACTCCGAGGCGACCAGCCACGGGCGATCGACGAACTGGTCAGCGGCCTCGAACGCGGCGACCGGTTCCAGACGCTGCTGGGCGTGACGGGGTCGGGCAAGACGTTCACGATGGCCCAGACCATCGCGCGCGTGAATCGCCCGGCGCTGGTCATGGTGCACAACAAGACGCTTGCCGCGCAGCTCTACCAGGAGTTCCGGCGCTTCTTCCCGCACAACGCCGTCGAGTACTTCGTGTCCTACTACGACTACTACCAGCCCGAGGCCTACATGCCGGCCACGGACTCGTACATCGAGAAGGAGGCGATCATCAACGAGGAGATCGATCGCATGCGCCTCTCGGCCACGCGATCGCTCTTCGAGCGGCGCGACGTCATCATCGTGTCCAGCGTCTCGTGCATCTACGGTCTCGGATCGCCGGAGGCCTACTACGGGCTGAAGCTGCCGCTCGAACGCGGGCAGGCCATCGCGCGCGAGGCGATCCTCCGCACGCTGGTGGAGATCCAGTACGAGCGCAACGACGCCGACTTCGCACGCGGCACCTTTCGCGTGCGCGGGGACGTGATCGAGGTCTACCCGTCGTACGACGAGCACGCGATCCGCATCGAGCTGTTCGGCGACGAAATCGACGAGATCGCGACGATCGATCCGTTGACGGGCGGCACCGTGAGGCGGCACGACAGGGTATCCATCTACCCGAAGAGCCACTTCGTCACGTCGCGCGATCGCACGAAGCTCGCGATCGAGACCATCAAGGCGGAACTGGTCGAACGTCGCACGCAGCTCGAACAGGAGGGGCGCCTGCTCGAGGCGCAGCGCCTGCACCAGCGCACGATGTTCGACCTGGCGATGATGCAGGAGATCGGGTACTGCCACGGCATCGAGAACTACGCGCGACACCTCACGGGCCGCGCGCCTGGCGCGCCGCCGCCGACGCTGCTCGACTACCTGCCCGAGGACGCGCTCACGATCGTCGACGAGAGCCATCAGACGATCCCGCAGGTGCGCGGCATGTACGCGGGGGACCGCGCGCGCAAGGACGTGCTCGTCGAGTACGGGTTCCGTCTGCCGTCGGCGCTCGACAACAGGCCGTTGAACTTCGACGAGTGGAAGGCGCGCGTCGGGCAGCAGATCTTCGTGAGCGCCACGCCGGGCCCCTACGAGCTGACATCGTCGGCCGGCGTGGTGGTGGAGCAGATCGTGCGTCCGACGGGCCTGCTCGATCCGCCGATCGACATCCGTCCGGTACGCGGCCAGGTGGACGACCTGCTGGGCGAGATTCGCCTGCGCGTCGAGCGTGGCGAGCGCGTGCTCGTCACCACGCTCACCAAGCGGATGGCCGAGGATCTCACGCAGTACTACCACGAGCTGGGCGTGCGCGTCCGCTATCTGCACAGCGACATCGACACGCTCGAACGCATCGAGATCCTGCGCGACCTGCGTCGCGGCGCCTTCGACGTCCTCATCGGCATCAACCTGCTGCGTGAAGGGCTCGATCTTCCCGAAGTGTCGCTCGTGGCCGTGCTGGACGCCGACAAGGAAGGCTTCCTTCGTTCCGCGGGCTCGCTCATCCAGACGGTAGGGCGCGCGGCGCGGCACGTGGACGGACGGGCGATCTTCTACGCCGACGCCACCACGGACTCGATGCGCCGCTGCCTCGACGAGACCAACAGGCGTCGTGAGGTGCAGGTGGCCTACAACGAGACGCACGGCATCACGCCCACCAGCGTGCGTCGGGCGATCGACGAGGGCATGGGCGCGGTGGAGGAGCAGGACTACCTGACGGTGCCCGTCGAGCGCGGGACGCTCGCATTCCGCAACGAAGGCGAACGGGTCGCCCACATCGCGCGTCTCGAAGGCGAGATGCGTGCGGCGGCCGCCAACCTCGAATTCGAGAAGGCGGCAACGCTCCGCGATCAGATCAGGACCCTGCGTCGTCCCGGACTGGCGCTGGCAGGCGTGGAGGCGCCTGGCGCGTGA
- a CDS encoding VWA domain-containing protein → MARLVTAAALLMWAWSAPVMAQEIFRSGVETVRVGVAVVDKAGQPVATLAREDFTIFEDGRPQELRLFATGGPGEGVDAADVADDRPPLHIGLLFDTSGSMATDLAMARSAAVKFCNMLQRAEDITLVDFDTEVRVARFGAADFPRFVERLRTRKPDGWTALYDALGVYLEGTAFQSGEKVVVAYTDGGDTRSVMSFSDALTALKASDVTVYVVGFLERQGSREKLEQRMRLTQLAEATGGLAFFPTSRQDIDQAYRQIQADVDGRYLLGYVSSNQANDGTWRTLDVRLNRTDLKSARIRTRKGYFALLRQESIAARPE, encoded by the coding sequence ATGGCGCGTCTCGTGACGGCGGCAGCACTACTCATGTGGGCCTGGTCTGCGCCGGTGATGGCGCAGGAGATTTTCCGCAGCGGCGTCGAGACCGTGCGGGTCGGCGTGGCCGTGGTCGACAAGGCCGGCCAGCCGGTGGCCACGCTTGCGCGCGAGGATTTCACGATCTTCGAGGACGGCCGACCACAGGAACTCCGGCTGTTTGCCACGGGTGGGCCCGGCGAGGGCGTCGACGCGGCGGACGTGGCCGACGATCGGCCGCCGCTCCACATCGGACTCCTGTTCGACACCTCGGGCAGCATGGCGACGGATCTGGCGATGGCGCGAAGCGCCGCCGTCAAGTTCTGCAACATGCTCCAGCGCGCCGAGGACATCACGCTGGTGGACTTCGACACCGAGGTCCGCGTGGCCCGCTTCGGCGCGGCCGACTTCCCGCGGTTCGTGGAGCGCCTGCGCACGCGCAAGCCCGACGGCTGGACGGCGCTCTACGATGCGCTCGGCGTGTATCTCGAGGGCACGGCGTTCCAGTCCGGCGAGAAGGTCGTCGTGGCGTATACCGACGGGGGTGACACGCGCAGCGTCATGTCGTTCAGTGATGCGCTGACGGCCCTCAAGGCGTCGGACGTCACCGTGTACGTGGTGGGATTCCTGGAGCGACAGGGCTCGCGCGAGAAGCTCGAACAGCGCATGCGGCTCACGCAGCTTGCCGAGGCGACAGGCGGCCTGGCCTTCTTCCCGACCTCGCGACAGGACATCGATCAGGCCTACCGGCAGATCCAGGCCGACGTGGACGGCCGGTACCTCCTCGGCTACGTGTCGAGCAATCAGGCCAACGACGGCACCTGGCGCACGCTCGACGTGCGGCTCAACCGGACGGACCTCAAGTCGGCCCGGATCCGCACTCGCAAGGGGTACTTCGCGCTCCTGCGTCAGGAGTCGATCGCGGCCCGTCCCGAGTAA
- a CDS encoding DHH family phosphoesterase, protein MKCLAVCQTDLVMRALHAALGSTFDVEFLVDNRQLARRLGEEGLKITAADCSRCDSYVKADLAPSTCVIIEDTGKRSIKRLISAVRDAGGTLTYVVSTGASTKRADEAKTAFPDIFTLTLGDLLGPQLHGELERSATRARVLQYQRFFADADRVLILLHNEPDPDAMAAGLALRNLLRRTKTTAIIGAIHGVSRPENVRMAHLLDIQVEKVTPDQFASFGRVATVDVQPHYFGGQLPHVDMVVDHHPEQPGYSAVFKDIRADYGSTCTILTEHLRAVDMNVSERVATAMLYAIKSDTLFFARHTNRQDLDAFTYLYPLADAALIRKMEGADITLERLHTVVKGLAASDMRGDLFFASLDEVPREDFITYTADFFLQVEDTKWTFVTGIVNDMLVLSVRNLGYSRNAGEFVRRYFGDIGSAGGHRAMAKAVVPFAAFAKRHGARTPAQINAAVAAMAEQFIHDTPAGKKDEQSKKEEPKAALVP, encoded by the coding sequence ATGAAGTGCCTGGCCGTCTGTCAGACCGACCTCGTGATGCGCGCGCTCCACGCCGCGCTCGGCTCGACCTTCGACGTCGAGTTCCTTGTCGACAACCGGCAACTCGCGCGACGCCTCGGCGAGGAGGGCCTGAAGATCACGGCGGCCGACTGCTCGCGCTGCGACTCTTACGTCAAGGCCGACCTGGCCCCGAGCACCTGCGTCATCATCGAGGACACCGGCAAGCGGAGCATCAAGCGCCTCATCAGTGCGGTGCGCGACGCCGGCGGGACCCTGACCTACGTCGTCTCCACGGGCGCCAGCACGAAGCGGGCAGACGAGGCCAAGACCGCCTTTCCCGACATCTTCACGCTGACGCTCGGTGACCTGCTGGGGCCGCAGCTGCACGGCGAACTCGAACGCAGCGCGACACGCGCGCGCGTGCTGCAGTACCAGCGCTTCTTTGCCGACGCCGACCGTGTCCTGATCCTGCTGCACAACGAGCCGGACCCCGACGCGATGGCTGCAGGACTCGCGTTGCGGAACCTGCTCCGCCGCACGAAGACCACGGCGATCATCGGCGCCATCCACGGCGTGAGCCGCCCGGAGAACGTGCGCATGGCGCACCTGCTCGACATCCAGGTCGAGAAGGTGACGCCGGATCAGTTCGCGAGCTTCGGCCGCGTGGCCACCGTGGACGTGCAACCGCACTACTTCGGCGGCCAGCTCCCACACGTGGATATGGTGGTGGACCACCATCCGGAGCAACCGGGCTACAGCGCGGTGTTCAAGGACATCCGCGCCGACTACGGGTCGACGTGCACGATCCTCACCGAGCACCTGCGCGCCGTGGACATGAACGTCTCCGAGCGCGTGGCAACGGCGATGCTGTACGCGATCAAGTCCGACACGCTGTTCTTCGCGCGCCACACGAACCGGCAGGACCTCGACGCGTTCACCTACCTCTATCCGCTGGCCGATGCCGCGCTGATCCGCAAGATGGAAGGCGCCGACATCACGCTGGAGCGCCTGCACACGGTGGTCAAGGGACTCGCCGCGAGCGACATGCGCGGCGACCTGTTCTTCGCGAGCCTGGACGAGGTGCCGCGCGAGGACTTCATCACCTACACCGCCGACTTCTTCCTCCAGGTCGAGGACACCAAGTGGACGTTCGTCACCGGCATCGTCAACGACATGCTGGTGCTGTCGGTGCGCAACCTCGGGTACTCACGCAACGCCGGTGAGTTCGTGCGCAGGTACTTCGGCGACATCGGCAGCGCCGGCGGTCACCGTGCGATGGCCAAGGCCGTCGTCCCCTTCGCCGCCTTCGCCAAGCGCCACGGTGCCAGAACGCCCGCCCAGATCAACGCCGCCGTGGCCGCCATGGCCGAGCAGTTCATTCACGACACGCCCGCCGGCAAGAAGGACGAACAGAGCAAGAAGGAAGAACCGAAGGCCGCACTCGTCCCGTGA
- a CDS encoding aminotransferase class I/II-fold pyridoxal phosphate-dependent enzyme, producing MTRPALSTRLIHTAEGAMPGACPLTTPVYETTTFVFESTRDVQAYIEGGTDRYFYTRYDNPSLRSLEMKLAEAEDAEAAMVFSSGMGAVATTIMSLVSAGDEVVCSAAIYGGTLHLLQSFLTRFGVTTRFVELDQMRDPTFVIGPQTRLVWFESPINPTLRCLDIARVAAACRAAGVTSVIDNTFATPYNQRPLRLGVDLVMHSVTKYLNGHSDVTGGAVMGSRVLIDGLLPGRKLVGALMDPGAASLVARGLKTLDVRMERHNANALALARAFEGDARVAAVSYPGLASHPDHAIAAAQMRGFGGMVTLDLAGGFDAAARFFDRLTVFKRAASLGGVESLCSLPVLSSQYGWTDDQLARAGVTRGMVRLSVGIEGVDDLVADVDQALG from the coding sequence ATGACTCGTCCGGCGCTTTCCACACGTCTGATCCACACGGCCGAAGGGGCGATGCCGGGGGCGTGTCCGCTCACGACGCCCGTCTACGAGACGACCACGTTCGTCTTCGAGTCGACGCGCGATGTGCAGGCCTACATCGAGGGCGGCACCGATCGCTATTTCTACACGCGGTACGACAACCCGTCGCTGCGGTCGCTCGAGATGAAGCTGGCTGAAGCCGAAGACGCCGAAGCCGCGATGGTCTTCTCGTCGGGGATGGGCGCCGTGGCGACGACCATCATGAGCCTCGTGTCTGCGGGCGACGAGGTGGTGTGCAGCGCGGCCATCTACGGCGGCACGCTCCACCTGCTGCAGTCGTTCCTGACGCGGTTCGGCGTCACGACGCGGTTCGTGGAACTGGACCAGATGCGCGATCCGACGTTCGTCATCGGACCGCAGACGCGGCTGGTGTGGTTCGAGTCGCCGATCAATCCGACGCTGCGGTGTCTCGACATCGCACGCGTGGCGGCGGCGTGTCGTGCGGCCGGCGTGACGTCGGTGATCGACAACACGTTCGCCACCCCGTACAACCAGCGCCCGCTCAGGCTCGGCGTGGACCTGGTGATGCACAGCGTCACCAAGTACCTGAACGGACACAGCGACGTGACGGGCGGGGCCGTGATGGGCTCGCGCGTTCTGATCGACGGTCTCCTGCCTGGACGCAAGCTGGTGGGCGCGCTGATGGATCCCGGCGCCGCCTCACTCGTGGCTCGCGGCCTCAAGACGCTCGACGTGCGCATGGAGCGGCACAACGCCAACGCACTGGCGCTCGCGCGGGCGTTCGAGGGCGACGCGCGCGTGGCCGCCGTGTCGTATCCCGGTCTCGCGAGTCATCCGGATCACGCCATTGCCGCCGCGCAGATGCGCGGATTCGGGGGCATGGTCACGCTCGATCTCGCGGGTGGCTTCGACGCTGCCGCGCGGTTCTTCGATCGCCTCACCGTCTTCAAGCGCGCGGCGAGCCTCGGCGGCGTCGAGAGCCTGTGCAGCCTGCCGGTGTTGTCGTCGCAGTACGGCTGGACTGACGATCAACTCGCGCGTGCCGGCGTGACACGCGGCATGGTCAGGCTGTCTGTGGGAATAGAAGGGGTCGACGATCTCGTCGCCGACGTCGACCAGGCGTTGGGGTAG
- a CDS encoding transcription elongation factor GreA, protein MLEVKAQLLRKFEDEISALDRELKTELPKEIQRARELGDLRENAEYQAAKERQTFLQARIGMLKKRMADISLINLDKIPQGRVAFGSTVTLRENGETVVYQLVMPEDADAAKGLISTASPIGRALLGKEEGDDVTVPTPNGQRIFELVKLVTIHD, encoded by the coding sequence GTGTTAGAAGTCAAAGCGCAGTTGCTCCGCAAGTTCGAGGACGAGATCTCCGCTCTGGATCGTGAGCTCAAGACCGAGCTCCCGAAGGAGATCCAGCGTGCCCGAGAGCTCGGCGACCTGCGCGAGAACGCCGAGTACCAGGCCGCCAAGGAACGCCAGACGTTCCTGCAGGCGCGCATCGGCATGCTGAAGAAGCGCATGGCCGACATCTCGCTGATCAACCTCGACAAGATCCCGCAGGGCCGTGTGGCGTTCGGCTCCACGGTGACGCTGCGCGAGAACGGCGAGACGGTCGTGTATCAGCTCGTGATGCCCGAAGACGCCGATGCCGCCAAGGGACTGATTTCGACGGCATCCCCGATCGGCCGCGCCCTGCTCGGCAAGGAAGAGGGCGACGATGTCACCGTGCCCACCCCCAATGGCCAGCGAATCTTCGAGCTCGTCAAACTCGTCACCATCCACGACTAG